A window of Nodularia sp. LEGE 06071 contains these coding sequences:
- a CDS encoding histidine kinase — MPNNIKEQIQTDLKQVKETGQLRTERIREIVKSAVSQLSSELKAGSSEIRFLVKDAVSAVIENFQDKGAEIREEVTASIEGALEGVNSKRHNSIVETQAELKKLQAQLDNEEEQIQQEVDGILAEIEETGKDKTDDTKDAINSAINAIRDSEEVSLLKKRYAQLQAQLSIVRANLAARYGGRDGEVKDYIDEAKHWYNQARPKAEVVATQVDEKRSQLEDKLGEAGSAIAKKERQIKQTLRELLLSTADIFKEKEPADKHGELTKK, encoded by the coding sequence ATGCCTAACAACATCAAGGAACAAATTCAAACTGACTTGAAACAGGTGAAAGAAACTGGACAGTTAAGAACTGAGCGCATTCGCGAAATTGTCAAGTCTGCTGTTTCTCAGTTAAGTTCAGAGTTGAAAGCAGGTTCTAGTGAAATTCGTTTTCTGGTAAAAGATGCGGTTTCTGCTGTGATTGAAAACTTTCAAGATAAAGGTGCAGAAATCAGAGAAGAAGTGACAGCTTCCATTGAAGGGGCTTTGGAAGGTGTTAACAGCAAAAGACACAACTCTATAGTGGAAACTCAGGCGGAACTGAAAAAGCTACAAGCTCAATTGGATAATGAAGAGGAACAAATTCAGCAAGAAGTTGATGGTATTTTAGCAGAGATTGAAGAAACTGGCAAAGACAAAACTGATGATACTAAAGATGCCATTAATTCTGCTATTAATGCCATTCGAGATAGTGAAGAAGTCTCTTTATTAAAGAAACGTTACGCTCAATTGCAAGCGCAACTATCCATTGTCAGAGCAAATTTGGCTGCACGCTACGGCGGACGGGATGGAGAAGTTAAAGATTATATCGACGAAGCAAAACACTGGTATAATCAAGCTCGTCCGAAAGCTGAAGTTGTGGCTACACAAGTAGACGAGAAGCGATCGCAACTAGAAGATAAACTGGGTGAAGCTGGTTCTGCGATCGCTAAAAAAGAGCGTCAAATCAAACAAACTCTAAGGGAGT
- the leuS gene encoding leucine--tRNA ligase, with the protein MESRYNPADIEEKWQQTWAELGLDKTPANSHKPKFYALSMFPYPSGSLHMGHVRNYTITDVIARLKRMQGYRVLHPMGWDAFGLPAENAAIDRGVPPAKWTYQNIAQMRQQLQRLGLAIDWDSELATCSPDYYKWTQWIFLQFWQAGLAYQKEAAVNWDPVDQTVIANEQVDNEGRSWRSGAKVERKLLRQWFLKITDYAEELLSDLEKLTGWPERVKLMQANWIGKSTGAYLEFPVVGMDEKIAVYTTRPDTIYGVSYLVLAPEHPLTQVVTTPEQKTAVAAFIQEVSQQSELERTAEDKPKRGIPTGGKAINPFTGEEVPIWIADYVLYEYGTGAVMGVPAHDVRDFKFARVYNLPIEFVIAAPDDVADFDLTPTSETDEITKLIKIEYNEAYTEPGILINSGSFTGMNSTDAKAAIIKYAEEQSFGKLRIQYRLRDWLISRQRYWGAPIPVIHCPNCGIVPVPDEDLPVKLPEEVELTGRGGSPLTQLESWVNVPCPTCGTPAKRETDTMDTFIDSSWYFLRYPDAQNEQQVFDPGKTNDWMPVDQYVGGIEHAILHLLYSRFFTKVLRDRGLLNFDEPFQRLLTQGMVQGLTYMNPNKGGKDKWVPSNLVNVADPRDPQTGEPLQRLYATMSKSKGNGVAPEDVISKYGVDTARMFILFKAPPEKDLEWDDADVEGQFRFLNRVWRLVTDYAKTGVSRKKAQLSDLSKPEKELRRAIHTAIQAVTEDLEDEYQFNTAVSELMKLSNALTDADCNNSPIYAEGIQTLVIMLAPFAPHIADELWQLLGNPNSVHTQTWPAFDPAALVADEITLVIQINGKKRADIEVPAQADKAELEKYARESELVQRYIEGKEIKKVIVVPGRLVNFVVV; encoded by the coding sequence GTGGAGTCCCGATATAACCCAGCAGACATTGAGGAAAAATGGCAACAAACATGGGCAGAACTTGGCTTAGATAAGACACCTGCAAATAGTCACAAGCCCAAATTCTACGCGCTTTCCATGTTCCCCTATCCATCGGGCAGCCTACACATGGGTCACGTCCGTAATTACACAATTACCGATGTGATTGCACGCCTCAAGCGAATGCAAGGGTATAGGGTACTGCACCCAATGGGTTGGGATGCCTTTGGTTTGCCAGCAGAAAACGCCGCCATTGACCGAGGAGTTCCCCCTGCTAAGTGGACTTATCAAAATATTGCCCAAATGCGGCAGCAATTGCAGCGTCTGGGTTTGGCTATCGATTGGGACAGCGAACTTGCCACTTGTTCACCAGATTATTACAAGTGGACGCAATGGATTTTCTTGCAATTCTGGCAAGCCGGTTTAGCCTATCAAAAAGAAGCAGCAGTAAATTGGGACCCCGTTGACCAAACTGTCATCGCCAACGAACAAGTTGATAACGAAGGACGTTCTTGGCGCAGTGGAGCAAAAGTTGAACGCAAACTATTACGGCAGTGGTTTTTAAAGATTACCGACTACGCCGAAGAATTGCTCAGTGATTTAGAGAAATTAACAGGTTGGCCGGAACGGGTCAAGTTAATGCAAGCTAATTGGATTGGTAAATCTACAGGCGCATATTTAGAATTTCCTGTGGTGGGGATGGATGAAAAAATTGCTGTCTACACCACACGCCCAGATACAATTTATGGTGTGAGCTATCTGGTATTAGCACCAGAACATCCTTTAACCCAGGTTGTCACCACCCCAGAACAAAAAACCGCCGTAGCAGCCTTTATTCAAGAAGTTTCTCAGCAAAGCGAGTTAGAACGTACTGCCGAAGACAAACCAAAGCGGGGTATTCCCACTGGTGGCAAAGCCATCAACCCCTTTACCGGGGAAGAAGTGCCAATTTGGATTGCCGATTATGTACTGTATGAGTATGGTACTGGGGCAGTCATGGGTGTACCTGCTCATGATGTGCGGGATTTTAAATTTGCCCGTGTTTATAATTTACCCATTGAGTTTGTGATTGCTGCTCCCGATGATGTAGCAGATTTTGACTTAACGCCAACATCAGAAACAGATGAAATCACAAAACTGATTAAAATTGAATACAACGAGGCATATACTGAGCCAGGAATTTTAATTAATTCTGGGTCTTTTACAGGCATGAATTCTACAGATGCCAAAGCCGCAATCATTAAATATGCTGAAGAACAAAGTTTTGGCAAACTGAGAATCCAATATCGCTTACGGGATTGGTTAATTTCCCGACAACGTTATTGGGGCGCACCCATACCAGTAATTCACTGTCCAAATTGTGGAATAGTCCCAGTCCCGGACGAGGATTTGCCAGTTAAATTACCCGAAGAGGTGGAATTGACTGGGCGTGGTGGTTCCCCTTTGACTCAGTTAGAAAGTTGGGTAAATGTTCCTTGTCCGACTTGCGGCACTCCAGCCAAGCGAGAAACCGATACGATGGATACCTTCATTGATTCCTCGTGGTATTTCTTGCGCTATCCTGACGCGCAGAATGAGCAACAAGTTTTCGACCCCGGCAAAACTAATGACTGGATGCCAGTAGACCAGTATGTGGGTGGCATTGAACACGCAATTTTACACTTGTTGTATTCCAGATTCTTTACTAAAGTCCTCCGCGACAGAGGCTTATTAAACTTTGATGAACCCTTTCAACGCCTGTTAACTCAAGGTATGGTACAGGGTTTAACTTACATGAATCCTAATAAGGGCGGTAAAGATAAATGGGTTCCTTCTAATTTGGTGAATGTAGCCGACCCCCGCGACCCTCAGACAGGTGAACCATTGCAACGCCTATATGCCACCATGTCTAAATCTAAGGGTAATGGTGTAGCACCAGAAGACGTAATTAGTAAGTATGGTGTAGACACGGCGCGGATGTTCATCTTGTTCAAAGCGCCACCAGAAAAAGACCTGGAATGGGATGATGCCGATGTCGAAGGGCAATTTCGCTTTTTAAATCGGGTATGGCGCTTGGTGACAGATTACGCTAAGACTGGGGTATCACGTAAAAAAGCGCAACTCTCTGATTTGAGTAAACCAGAAAAGGAATTACGGCGGGCAATTCATACGGCTATTCAAGCTGTGACAGAGGATTTGGAAGATGAATATCAATTCAATACAGCCGTTTCCGAATTGATGAAGTTAAGTAATGCCCTAACTGATGCCGACTGCAATAATTCACCGATTTATGCTGAAGGTATTCAGACTTTAGTAATTATGCTAGCGCCTTTTGCACCACATATTGCGGATGAATTATGGCAGTTATTGGGTAATCCTAATTCCGTCCACACTCAAACTTGGCCAGCTTTTGACCCGGCGGCTTTGGTAGCTGATGAAATTACTTTGGTAATTCAAATTAACGGTAAAAAGCGTGCTGATATTGAAGTTCCGGCACAAGCTGATAAGGCAGAGTTGGAGAAGTACGCTCGTGAATCTGAATTAGTTCAGCGCTACATTGAGGGTAAGGAAATTAAAAAGGTGATTGTGGTTCCTGGAAGGTTGGTGAATTTTGTAGTCGTTTAA
- a CDS encoding DNA-methyltransferase — protein sequence MKVPVPEDKARKIASKEHNTYLAEGIAPHKATQSAPSSLLQSFSKDLKHNLSVKQKVLETELFKVLGNPFYADNGFILYHGDSTDFLDKLSSTNINIDLTVTSPPYNIGKEYEAPMSVDEYVESCSQWMSQIYKITKPDGAFWLNVGHFEVSDKGLCVPIPYLLWDKSPFYLLQEVVWQYGAGVSTKYRLSPRNEKWLFYIKDSLRYTFNLDDIRDPNVKYPHQKKNGKYRCNPLGKNPSDVWEFPKITTGEKRSSKERTGHPAQFPLGIVERVVKASSNQLGVVLDPFAGSGSTGIAAAGLGRIFLGFEIKSDYCKMAVDRFKAFQVERENFYAE from the coding sequence ATGAAGGTTCCAGTCCCAGAGGATAAGGCACGAAAGATAGCCAGTAAAGAGCATAATACTTATCTTGCTGAAGGAATTGCGCCGCACAAAGCCACCCAGTCGGCTCCATCTTCACTACTACAAAGTTTTTCTAAAGATTTAAAGCATAATCTTTCAGTTAAACAAAAAGTTTTAGAAACAGAATTATTTAAAGTTTTAGGTAATCCATTTTATGCTGACAATGGATTTATTCTTTATCACGGTGATTCAACGGATTTTTTAGACAAACTCAGTTCAACTAATATCAATATTGATTTAACTGTTACGTCTCCACCTTATAACATTGGCAAAGAATATGAAGCACCAATGTCTGTAGATGAGTATGTCGAAAGTTGTTCGCAATGGATGTCTCAAATTTATAAAATTACCAAACCAGATGGGGCATTTTGGTTAAATGTGGGACATTTTGAAGTTTCCGACAAGGGTTTATGTGTACCTATACCTTATTTATTATGGGATAAGTCACCGTTCTATTTACTCCAAGAGGTGGTATGGCAATATGGCGCTGGTGTTTCTACAAAATATCGTCTCAGTCCACGTAACGAAAAATGGCTTTTTTATATTAAGGATTCTCTGAGGTATACGTTTAATTTAGATGATATACGTGATCCAAATGTGAAATATCCCCATCAGAAAAAAAATGGTAAATATAGATGTAATCCTCTGGGTAAAAATCCCTCTGATGTTTGGGAATTTCCTAAAATTACTACTGGTGAAAAACGCAGTTCCAAGGAACGCACTGGACATCCGGCACAGTTTCCTTTAGGTATTGTAGAGAGAGTTGTCAAAGCTTCTTCAAATCAACTGGGAGTAGTGCTTGATCCTTTTGCTGGTTCTGGTTCTACTGGGATTGCAGCCGCAGGTTTAGGACGGATATTTTTAGGTTTTGAAATTAAGTCTGATTACTGCAAAATGGCGGTGGATAGATTTAAGGCTTTTCAGGTGGAAAGGGAGAATTTTTATGCTGAGTGA
- a CDS encoding type II toxin-antitoxin system VapC family toxin has product MIEVFLDTSFAIALSSITDQNHLRAVELAHQLEANKIRLVTTQAILLEIGNALSKQRYRVAAIQLLKSLEDDPNVEVVLLTKDLYTAALENGCTKGCLKWKLNQCQRLKKLDSNRYICNSNKSI; this is encoded by the coding sequence ATGATTGAAGTCTTTTTAGATACGTCTTTTGCCATCGCCCTATCTTCCATTACAGATCAAAATCATCTGCGGGCTGTTGAACTTGCTCATCAGCTTGAAGCTAATAAAATTCGTTTAGTAACAACTCAGGCAATATTACTAGAAATTGGTAATGCACTTTCTAAACAAAGGTACAGAGTAGCCGCAATCCAACTTTTAAAATCCCTCGAAGATGATCCCAATGTTGAAGTTGTATTATTAACAAAGGATTTATACACAGCGGCCCTTGAAAATGGATGCACAAAAGGTTGTTTAAAGTGGAAACTAAACCAATGCCAACGTTTAAAAAAGTTAGATTCAAATAGATACATATGCAATTCAAACAAATCCATATAG
- a CDS encoding Uma2 family endonuclease: MVALPDNFLMSAAEYLLWEPTQEQRYEYWDGEVVAMSGGTRNHNRVSLNFSKLLDDALADRSCEVYIVDVKVQVEPGQKYFYPDVVVTCDQRDRDPQLIQFPCLIIEVLSPSTEAADRGKKFAKYRQSPTLQEYVLVQVAQPLVEVFRRNQQGQWVLSEYNLGDRLRLESVDVEIAIADLYRQVQFEPETTDEDV; the protein is encoded by the coding sequence ATGGTTGCTTTACCCGATAATTTTTTAATGAGTGCAGCAGAATATCTGCTTTGGGAACCCACCCAAGAGCAACGCTACGAATATTGGGATGGCGAAGTTGTGGCAATGAGCGGTGGTACACGCAATCATAATCGGGTTTCTCTTAATTTCTCAAAGCTTTTAGATGATGCCCTAGCAGACCGCTCCTGTGAAGTATACATTGTAGATGTGAAAGTCCAGGTAGAACCAGGGCAGAAGTATTTTTATCCCGATGTGGTAGTGACTTGCGATCAGCGCGATCGCGATCCACAATTGATACAATTTCCCTGCTTAATCATCGAAGTGCTATCACCTTCCACAGAAGCAGCCGATAGGGGCAAAAAGTTTGCCAAATATCGCCAATCACCCACCTTACAAGAATATGTCTTAGTCCAAGTAGCGCAACCATTAGTAGAAGTATTTCGGCGCAACCAACAGGGGCAATGGGTACTATCAGAGTATAATTTGGGTGATAGATTGCGACTAGAATCAGTAGATGTAGAAATAGCGATCGCTGATTTGTACCGACAAGTGCAGTTTGAACCCGAAACCACCGATGAAGATGTGTAG
- a CDS encoding PhoD-like phosphatase → MNYQSEDEYLHDIPLIIAGPVLKHTEPESVTVWIALKQAYQVELKVYETTNNGTVLGNAIFQGRRSTIALGKSLHIVAVTARSLNMSRLRSDRIYAYDLQFIDQTDQTQQTLQQVLCSKRFPTVNISYFDHQKPTFVLPPSNLQDLRIVHGSCRKPHGHGFDTLPILDCLIEETASQPRKRPHQLFLTGDQIYGDDVSEPLLWVSSMLGDALLGWEERLPATQKKPGDAAHYTPKQLPPGHRADVVTHQAGFTAGLDNKRAKVVNHLLSLGEYYASYLLIWSPVCWPDTFSQGRKMMKTRKATRQWDQQVQNLRQFIHTLGKVRRALANIPMYSIFDDHDVSDDWNLNQSWCLRVLGQPLGQRVVQNALLAYTVSQAWGNTPWQFEANQSGEKLLMAAHDWSASQGTDTAAYEAIARYVGMPANNPHTGLTEFTLDGSVLVLDRHPEALTWHYTVRSNCHEVIVLDTRTWRGYPADQKPTAPPMLLSPHTFERQLSLPLQQASGIQATMVIAPTNVFSLKIIDRIHHWQLQRDKVFATDVGDAWNVNSQALAKLLTTLFAQRQKIVILSGDIHYSSVIRLSFVSTSPDFANPSVLVQLTSSAMKNEEPITRILHTRLKHWLLPEKVRHWIGWLNPPDMVEQRARQSHHPQMNPDWNCQLEWIPRQNFQTPNFGTNVSWLRTPRQTAKNDRWLWLQQLMFWKSPWFQDGREVVGVNNLALVQFELTDTSNSYKVIQDSYWFSSWYPTRIVYSRFESQL, encoded by the coding sequence ATGAACTATCAATCTGAGGACGAGTATTTACACGACATACCCCTAATTATAGCAGGGCCAGTGTTAAAACATACAGAACCTGAATCAGTTACGGTCTGGATTGCGCTCAAACAGGCTTATCAGGTAGAACTCAAGGTTTACGAGACGACAAATAACGGTACAGTGTTAGGAAATGCTATATTCCAGGGAAGACGTTCTACCATTGCCCTTGGCAAATCGCTGCATATTGTTGCTGTAACAGCTCGTTCTTTAAATATGTCCCGCCTCAGAAGCGATCGCATCTACGCTTACGATCTCCAATTCATTGACCAGACTGACCAAACTCAGCAAACTTTGCAGCAAGTCTTATGTTCAAAGCGCTTTCCTACGGTCAACATCAGCTATTTTGACCACCAAAAACCAACGTTTGTCCTACCACCCAGTAATCTGCAAGATTTGCGAATTGTACATGGTTCCTGTCGCAAACCCCACGGGCATGGGTTTGATACACTACCCATTCTAGATTGCCTCATTGAGGAAACTGCCAGCCAGCCTCGAAAACGCCCCCATCAACTGTTTTTGACTGGCGACCAAATTTATGGAGATGATGTATCTGAGCCACTATTGTGGGTTTCCAGTATGCTTGGTGATGCGTTATTGGGTTGGGAAGAACGGCTACCAGCCACTCAAAAAAAGCCTGGGGATGCTGCTCATTACACACCAAAGCAACTACCTCCTGGACATCGGGCTGATGTGGTAACTCACCAAGCTGGCTTCACCGCAGGATTAGACAATAAACGCGCTAAGGTCGTTAATCATCTTCTGAGCTTGGGTGAATATTATGCATCTTATTTATTGATTTGGTCTCCAGTGTGTTGGCCAGATACTTTTTCTCAGGGACGGAAAATGATGAAAACTCGCAAAGCCACTCGCCAGTGGGATCAGCAAGTTCAAAATCTGCGGCAATTTATCCACACTCTTGGGAAAGTCCGCCGCGCCCTGGCCAATATTCCCATGTACAGTATCTTTGATGACCATGATGTCAGTGATGACTGGAACCTCAACCAAAGTTGGTGTTTGCGGGTACTGGGACAACCCTTGGGGCAACGAGTGGTGCAAAACGCGCTGTTAGCTTATACAGTTTCTCAAGCATGGGGCAATACACCCTGGCAATTTGAAGCCAATCAATCTGGTGAAAAACTATTAATGGCAGCCCATGACTGGTCTGCTTCCCAAGGAACAGATACTGCGGCCTATGAGGCGATCGCTCGTTATGTGGGAATGCCCGCCAATAACCCCCACACTGGCTTAACTGAGTTTACTTTGGACGGTTCAGTCTTAGTCCTAGATCGACATCCAGAAGCACTTACTTGGCACTATACAGTACGTAGCAATTGCCATGAAGTAATAGTTTTAGATACACGTACATGGCGGGGCTACCCTGCTGATCAAAAACCGACAGCACCACCAATGCTGTTATCTCCACACACCTTTGAGCGTCAACTCTCCTTACCTCTACAACAAGCTTCTGGGATTCAAGCCACGATGGTGATTGCACCGACAAATGTGTTTAGTTTGAAAATAATTGATCGGATTCACCATTGGCAATTGCAACGTGACAAAGTGTTTGCCACAGATGTTGGAGATGCGTGGAATGTTAACTCCCAAGCATTGGCGAAATTGCTCACAACTTTATTTGCACAACGCCAAAAAATCGTGATCTTATCTGGAGATATTCACTACAGTTCAGTTATTCGTTTATCTTTTGTAAGTACTTCTCCAGATTTTGCCAACCCATCAGTTTTAGTGCAGTTAACTTCTAGTGCAATGAAAAACGAAGAGCCTATTACTCGTATACTGCATACACGACTGAAACACTGGCTCTTGCCCGAAAAGGTACGACATTGGATAGGATGGCTCAATCCACCGGATATGGTAGAACAAAGAGCTAGACAATCCCACCATCCGCAAATGAACCCAGATTGGAATTGTCAGCTGGAATGGATTCCTCGACAAAACTTTCAGACTCCTAACTTTGGCACTAATGTGTCATGGCTCAGGACTCCTCGACAAACAGCCAAAAACGATAGATGGCTATGGTTACAGCAGCTAATGTTCTGGAAATCTCCTTGGTTTCAAGATGGACGAGAAGTGGTGGGAGTCAATAATTTGGCCTTAGTTCAGTTTGAATTGACAGACACCAGTAATTCTTACAAAGTTATTCAAGATTCATACTGGTTTTCTTCCTGGTATCCTACCCGAATTGTTTATAGCCGCTTTGAGAGCCAACTATAG
- a CDS encoding Rpn family recombination-promoting nuclease/putative transposase — protein MRRDSIFYKLFQQSPSLLFELLTNPPENADVYRFDSVAVKEPKFEIDGVFLPPENASPGIVYFCEVQFQKDEKLYERVFAESSLYFYRNRDRFSDWQAVIIYPSRSTEQSDIHPHRGFLNGEQVHRVYLDELGDIRSLPLWVAAMVLTTVKEEEAPEQARYLLSRTRAELSPLDSRAIIEIITTIMTYRFDELSRVEVEAMLDITLKETRVYREIKQEGREEGREEGRQEEAVNFVSRQLTKRFGELPQEVRSLVSGLPLSMLEDLGEALLDFTSVADLQAWLEARIDN, from the coding sequence ATGCGGCGTGATTCAATTTTTTATAAACTATTTCAACAATCTCCTAGTTTACTGTTTGAATTATTGACAAATCCGCCAGAGAATGCTGATGTATATCGGTTTGACTCGGTGGCTGTCAAAGAACCTAAGTTTGAAATTGATGGGGTGTTTCTACCACCTGAAAATGCAAGTCCGGGAATTGTATATTTCTGTGAGGTACAGTTTCAAAAGGACGAAAAACTGTATGAACGGGTATTTGCAGAATCATCATTATATTTTTACCGCAATCGTGACAGATTTAGTGATTGGCAAGCGGTAATTATTTATCCGTCACGTAGTACTGAACAAAGTGATATTCATCCGCATCGAGGTTTTTTGAATGGAGAGCAAGTACATCGGGTGTATTTGGATGAATTGGGAGACATTCGCTCTTTGCCGTTGTGGGTGGCGGCAATGGTGTTAACTACTGTCAAGGAGGAAGAAGCCCCAGAACAAGCGCGGTATTTGTTAAGTCGAACTCGCGCTGAGTTATCGCCATTAGATAGTCGTGCGATAATTGAGATAATTACAACAATCATGACTTATCGGTTTGATGAACTGAGTAGAGTTGAGGTAGAAGCAATGTTAGATATTACACTAAAGGAAACGAGAGTTTATCGGGAAATTAAGCAGGAAGGACGAGAAGAAGGACGAGAGGAAGGACGGCAAGAAGAAGCTGTTAACTTTGTTTCCCGACAGTTGACTAAGCGGTTTGGAGAACTTCCCCAGGAGGTGCGTTCTTTGGTTTCGGGTTTGCCTTTGTCGATGTTGGAAGATTTGGGTGAAGCTTTGCTTGATTTTACCAGTGTGGCTGATTTACAGGCTTGGCTAGAAGCACGAATCGATAATTGA
- the uvrB gene encoding excinuclease ABC subunit UvrB, translating to MTGFCLQAPFIPTGDQPQAIAQLTSSIQTGNRYQTLLGATGTGKTFSIAAVIEKVGRPTLVLAHNKTLAAQLCNELREFFPHNAVEYFVSYYDYYQPEAYIPVSDTYIEKTASINDEIDMLRHSATRSLFERRDVIVVASISCIYGLGIPAEYLKAAIPFQIGMEVNQRQILRDLASVQYSRNDIEMGRGRFRVRGDVLEIGPAYEDRIIRVEFFGDEIDAIRYIDPVTGEIIRSLESVNVYPARHFVTPEERLEVACHDIAAELKQQKAELEQAGKLLEAQRIDQRTRYDLEMLREVGYCNGVENYSRHLAGKQAGAPPECLIDYFPKDWLLVIDESHVSVPQIRGMYNGDQARKKVLIEHGFRLPSAADNRPLKAEEFWQKVNQCIFVSATPGNWELEISEGHIADQVIRPTGVIDPEISVRPTEGQIDDLLGEIKDRVDRQERVLITTLTKRMAEDLTEYLQDHSIKVRYLHSEINSIERIEILQDLRAGKFDVLVGVNLLREGLDLPEVSLVAIMDADKEGFLRAERSLIQTIGRAARHIRGQAIMYADNMTGSMIKAIDETDRRRGIQMAYNRTHGITPQPIIKKSSNAILSFLDVSRRLNATDLKVVDEHIDELPLEEIPGLIAKLEAQMKDAAKNLEFEEAAKLRDRIKHLRDKMLGR from the coding sequence ATGACAGGATTTTGTCTTCAAGCTCCCTTTATTCCCACAGGCGACCAACCACAGGCGATCGCACAACTAACTAGCAGTATCCAAACTGGCAACCGTTACCAAACTTTACTAGGTGCTACGGGAACAGGTAAGACATTTTCCATAGCCGCAGTCATTGAAAAAGTGGGTAGACCTACCTTGGTATTAGCCCATAATAAAACTTTGGCGGCACAACTGTGTAATGAATTGCGGGAATTTTTTCCTCACAACGCAGTGGAGTACTTTGTCAGCTACTACGATTACTATCAGCCAGAGGCGTATATTCCGGTTAGCGACACTTATATTGAAAAAACAGCTTCGATTAATGATGAAATAGATATGTTGCGGCATTCCGCGACGCGATCGCTCTTTGAACGCCGTGATGTGATTGTTGTGGCTTCCATTAGCTGCATCTACGGTTTGGGGATTCCCGCCGAATATCTTAAAGCCGCCATTCCTTTCCAAATCGGGATGGAAGTGAATCAGCGTCAAATTTTACGTGATTTGGCATCAGTGCAGTATAGCCGCAACGACATAGAAATGGGTCGGGGACGTTTTCGCGTCCGGGGTGATGTCTTAGAAATTGGTCCCGCCTACGAAGACCGGATCATCCGTGTAGAATTCTTTGGCGATGAAATCGACGCGATTCGCTACATTGACCCAGTGACAGGTGAAATTATCCGCAGTCTGGAATCTGTAAATGTTTACCCAGCGCGTCACTTTGTCACCCCAGAGGAACGCTTAGAGGTGGCTTGTCATGACATTGCAGCCGAATTAAAGCAACAAAAAGCAGAACTAGAACAAGCGGGAAAATTATTAGAAGCACAACGCATAGACCAACGGACACGCTATGACTTAGAAATGTTGCGTGAAGTTGGCTACTGTAACGGCGTAGAGAACTATTCTCGCCACTTAGCCGGAAAACAAGCTGGCGCACCCCCAGAGTGTTTAATTGATTATTTTCCCAAAGATTGGCTGTTAGTCATAGACGAATCGCACGTATCAGTGCCACAAATTCGTGGTATGTATAACGGTGACCAAGCTAGAAAAAAAGTTTTAATTGAGCATGGGTTTCGTCTTCCCAGTGCTGCTGATAACCGTCCGTTAAAAGCAGAAGAATTTTGGCAAAAGGTGAATCAGTGTATTTTTGTTTCCGCCACACCAGGAAATTGGGAATTAGAAATATCTGAAGGTCATATTGCTGATCAAGTAATTCGACCGACTGGGGTAATTGATCCGGAAATTTCCGTGCGTCCCACAGAAGGACAAATTGATGATTTATTAGGGGAAATTAAAGACAGAGTTGACCGTCAAGAACGAGTGTTAATTACCACATTAACGAAGCGCATGGCGGAAGATTTGACTGAGTATCTGCAAGACCACAGTATAAAGGTGCGCTATTTGCATTCAGAGATTAATTCCATTGAGCGCATCGAAATTTTACAAGATTTACGTGCGGGGAAATTTGATGTTTTGGTAGGTGTGAACTTGCTACGGGAAGGCTTAGACTTACCAGAAGTTTCCTTAGTGGCAATTATGGATGCAGATAAAGAAGGCTTTTTACGCGCCGAACGTTCCTTAATTCAAACTATTGGGAGAGCCGCACGGCACATTCGGGGACAAGCAATTATGTATGCTGATAATATGACAGGCAGCATGATTAAAGCCATTGATGAAACAGATCGAAGGCGGGGGATTCAGATGGCTTATAACCGGACGCATGGAATTACACCGCAACCGATTATTAAGAAATCGAGTAATGCAATTTTATCTTTTTTAGATGTTTCCCGGCGATTAAATGCGACTGATTTAAAAGTGGTCGATGAACATATAGATGAACTGCCTTTAGAGGAAATTCCAGGGTTGATTGCGAAGTTAGAAGCACAGATGAAAGATGCTGCGAAAAACTTAGAATTTGAAGAGGCGGCAAAATTGCGCGATCGCATCAAGCATCTGCGAGATAAAATGCTAGGACGTTAA
- a CDS encoding CsbD family protein: MSIEDRAKATAKNIEGKAQEALGNVTGDPEDKAKGKAKQAESQVRHGVENVKDNVKEKLD, from the coding sequence ATGAGCATAGAAGATCGCGCCAAAGCTACTGCTAAAAATATTGAAGGCAAAGCTCAAGAAGCACTTGGTAATGTTACTGGAGATCCAGAAGATAAGGCTAAAGGCAAAGCAAAACAAGCTGAAAGCCAAGTGCGTCACGGAGTAGAAAACGTGAAAGATAATGTCAAAGAAAAGCTAGATTAG